GATGAGCAGGATGGCCATGCCCAGCTCCTCTTTGAGCCGGCGCATCAGGTCGAGGATCTGGGCCTGGATGGTCACGTCCAGGGCCGTCGTCGGCTCGTCGGCGATGAGGAGCTTGGGATGGCAGGCCAGGGCCATGGCGATCATGACCCGCTGCCGCATCCCGCCCGACATCTGATGAGGGTATTCCCGCACGCGTCGCTCCGGCGCCGGGATGCCCACGTGTCGCAACATCTCCACCGCCTGTTCCAGGGCGTCCCGACGGCTCATGCCCCGGTGGAACATGAACACCTCGGCGATCTGGTCTCCGACGGTGAAGACGGGGTTGAGGGAGGTCATGGGCTCCTGGAAGATCATAGCAATCTCGTTGCCGCGAATGCGCCGCATCTCCTCGTCGGACAGGCGGAGGAGATCGCGCCCTTCGAAGACGATCTCCCCCGCCTCGATCCGGCCCGGGGGTGAGGGAATCAGGCGCAGGATGGAGAGAGCGGTAACGCTCTTGCCACAACCCGATTCCCCCACCACCGCCAGGGTCTCGCCACGACGAATGGCGAGATCGACACCGTTGACAGCGGGAACCAGCCCCTCTTCCGTCTGAAAGGTCGTCCGTAGACCTCGGATCTCCACCAAGTAGTCCTGCTTCATGCGCTCTCACGCTCCGTCCAACCAGCCACAAGACGCAGAGCGTAACGTGGCCATTTCGGCCCGGTACCTTCCGGCAGAGCCCGGCCCTGCCCACCTGCCATGCACAGCGGTGCCCCTTGGACTCTGCCCGCCTGCTTTCCTAGGAGCCCGCATTGGGGACACGCGCCGGTCACACGGCCTCGAGTCGCTCACGCGGCCTTGACGTTCCGCAGGCGCGGGTCCAGGGCATCCCGCAGCCCATCGCCGACCAGGTTGAAGGCGAGCACGGCCAGGAAGATGGCAACACCGGGGATGGTCGCCAGGTGGGAGGCGCTAAAGATATACTGCCGGCCCTCACCCAGCATCGCGCCCCACTCTGGGGTACCCGGGGGCACGCCCAGGCCCAGGAACCCGAGGCCGGAGGCGACGAGGATGGTCGAACCCATGCTCAGAGTCGCCTGCACGATGACCGGGGGCCACGCGTTGACCAGGATGTGACGGAAGATCACACGCCCGTCCGAGGCCCCAATGGAACGCGCGGCTTCCACGTAGGGCTGCTCCCTGAGCACGAGCACGACCCCCCGCACGATACGTACAAAGGCCGGGATCGTCCCGATGCCCACGGACAGCACGGCATTCTCGACGCCCACGCCCAGCGCTGCGACCAGCAACAGGGCCAGGAGGAAGGTCGGGAACGAGAGCAAGATGTCCGTAACCCGCTGAATGATCAAATCGACGAAGCCCCCGTAGTACCCGGACACGACCCCCAGAGGGACCCCCACGGCCAGGCCGATGGCCACCGCCAGGGCACCGATCGCGAGGGAGTAGCGCGCCCCGTAGAGGAGCCGCGCGGCCATATCCCGTCCCAGGTGGTCGGTCCCCAGCGGATGCTCACGCGACGGCGGCTGGAAGACGGCCGAGAGCTTCTGGGCCTGGGGGTCGTAGGACGTCAGCACGGGTGCCAGGATGGCCAGCAACGTGAGCAGCACCACGATGACCAGGCCGACGACGGCCGGCCTGTTACGACGAAACCGCCGCCAGAACGCCCCGCGCCGCGCCCGCTCGGGTGCCCGGCTCTCGGGTGCCATGGGCGCCGTCTCAACCGTAGCGGATGCGGGGGTCAACGTAGGCATAGAGCAGATCCACCCCAAGATTCAGAAGGATGATCATGGTCGAGTAGATCAGGACGATGCCCTGCACCATGGGAAAATCCCGGGCAAAGATGGAGTCCACGAGCAGGAGGCCGATACCCGGCCACGCGAACACGGATTCGGTGAGGACCGCACCGCCCAGCAGGGCCCCGAACTGTAGTGCCACCACGGTGACGATGGGGACCAGCGCGTTGCGTAGGGCGTGCCGGTAGATGATGCGCCGCAGCGGCAATCCCTTGGCCCATGCCGTCCGCACGTAGTCCTGCTCCAGCACCTCGAACATCGTGGCCCGGGTCATCCGTGCCACCAGCGCGACCGAATAGGCAGTGAGGGTCAGTGCAGGCAACACGATGCTCGCCGGCTCGTCTGCCCCGGCGGCAGGTAGCAACTGCAGGCGCACGGCAAAGAGCACGATGAGCAGGAGGCCCAGCCAGTAGACCGGCATCGAGACACCGAGCAGGGTACCAAAGGAGGCCAGGTAGTCGAACAGCGTGTAGCGGCGGGTGGCGGCGATCACCCCCGCCGCCACCCCCGTTATCGTCGCCAGGGCACCGCTCACCAATGCCAGTTCCAGGGTGTAGGGCAGCCGCGCCAGGATCTCACGCAACACCGGTTGCTGGGTACGGGCCGAAACACCCAGGTCACCCCGGATCAGCCGGGAAAGGTATGTCCCGTACTGCTCCAGGAACGGCCGGTCGAGTCCCAGCTGCGTGCGGATGCGCTCGACCTCCTCAGCGCTCGCCATAGGGCCTGCGACGACCACCGCCGGGTCGCCCGGAATGAGCCGCACGGTCAGGAACACGGCGAAGGTGACACCGAGCAAGGTGATAACGGCTGCGAACAGGCGCTTGATGATGTACCGCTTCATGGGCGATCGAGGCGGCCCCCTCCCGCATACCCGTCACTGAACCGGCCGCGCGTAGATGGCATCGAACTTCTCGTTGGGCAGGTACGAGATGTTGGTCACCTCGGCCGAGTGCACGATCGGGAACCGCTGCACCCAGAGGAAGATCCAGGGCGCGTCCTCCCAGATGATCCTGGCCGCCTCACAATACAGTTGCTGGCGCTTCGCCTGGTCGACCTCGCGGTTGGCCTGGGCCACCAGTTCCTCTACCCGCGGGTTGGTGTAGTAAGAGGACGCGAGGCCCTTGGGCGGGTGGTTGTCCTTGGTGAACTGCAGCATCTGCTGCTGGGCGTCCATGAAGGTCGGTGCCCAGCCCAGGATGTGGAGCTGCACCGTCGCCTGCTCGGGCGGTACCTGCACCGTGGCGGTGTAGGTCGGCCAGTCCATGGTCGACAGGGTCGTCTTGACGCCGACCTGCTGCAAGAAGTTGGCGATGGCCTGGGCGGCCTGATAGTCCTGCAAGTACCGCCCCGTCGGCGTGACGAACTTCAGCTCGAGGTTCGTCGCCCCGGCCTCCTGCAGCAGTTGCTTGGCCTTCTCGGGGTCGTACGGGTAAGGACCGGTCTGGCAGTACCCGAGCAGCGGCTTGGCCATGGGCGCGTCCATGACGTCGGCGGCGCCGAAGAGCACGTTCTTGATGATCTCTTCCTTATTCACTGCGTAGTTGAGGGCCTGCCGCACCCGCTTGTCCTTCAGCGCCGGGTGCTGGGTGTTGATCGCCACGAAGATCGTCCGGTCGCTGGGCGCGAGGAGGACCTTGACCTTGGGGTTCTTCTGCAACGCCGGGATGTCGGAGGTGGGCGGCAGGATGATCATGTCCACCTGCCCGGCCAGCAGGAGGCTCTCCCGGGTCGCGGCCTCGGGCACGATCTGGAACACGACCTGGTCATAGTAGGGCTTCTCGCCCCAGTAGTCCTGGAACTTCTCCAGGACGAGCTGGCTGCCCTTGGTGTACTGCTTCAACACGTATGGGCCCGTACCCACCGGGTGCTGATACGTCGTCATGCTGTTGCCGTGCTCGTTGACAGACTTCGGCGAGATCATTCCAGCGGCGGTGTACGTCAGAGCACCGAGCAGGTACGGCGCGGGCTCCTTGAGGTGGAGGGTCACGGTGTAGTCGTCCTTCACCTCCACACTCTGGATGACCGCATAGCTCGCCCGCAGGGGCATGCGTACCTCGGGGTTCAAGATCCGCTCGATGTTGAACTTGACCGCCTCGGC
This is a stretch of genomic DNA from Thermaerobacter sp. PB12/4term. It encodes these proteins:
- a CDS encoding ABC transporter ATP-binding protein, with amino-acid sequence MKQDYLVEIRGLRTTFQTEEGLVPAVNGVDLAIRRGETLAVVGESGCGKSVTALSILRLIPSPPGRIEAGEIVFEGRDLLRLSDEEMRRIRGNEIAMIFQEPMTSLNPVFTVGDQIAEVFMFHRGMSRRDALEQAVEMLRHVGIPAPERRVREYPHQMSGGMRQRVMIAMALACHPKLLIADEPTTALDVTIQAQILDLMRRLKEELGMAILLITHDLGVVAEMAERVVVMYAGRVVEEGDVYSVFRNPVHPYTEGLLRSIPRLDEDRERLPAIEGTVPSPGHLPGGCPFHPRCPYATDTCREVEPRLEPLGEGRYAACHLAAERLTGEGVV
- a CDS encoding ABC transporter permease; the protein is MAPESRAPERARRGAFWRRFRRNRPAVVGLVIVVLLTLLAILAPVLTSYDPQAQKLSAVFQPPSREHPLGTDHLGRDMAARLLYGARYSLAIGALAVAIGLAVGVPLGVVSGYYGGFVDLIIQRVTDILLSFPTFLLALLLVAALGVGVENAVLSVGIGTIPAFVRIVRGVVLVLREQPYVEAARSIGASDGRVIFRHILVNAWPPVIVQATLSMGSTILVASGLGFLGLGVPPGTPEWGAMLGEGRQYIFSASHLATIPGVAIFLAVLAFNLVGDGLRDALDPRLRNVKAA
- a CDS encoding ABC transporter permease; its protein translation is MKRYIIKRLFAAVITLLGVTFAVFLTVRLIPGDPAVVVAGPMASAEEVERIRTQLGLDRPFLEQYGTYLSRLIRGDLGVSARTQQPVLREILARLPYTLELALVSGALATITGVAAGVIAATRRYTLFDYLASFGTLLGVSMPVYWLGLLLIVLFAVRLQLLPAAGADEPASIVLPALTLTAYSVALVARMTRATMFEVLEQDYVRTAWAKGLPLRRIIYRHALRNALVPIVTVVALQFGALLGGAVLTESVFAWPGIGLLLVDSIFARDFPMVQGIVLIYSTMIILLNLGVDLLYAYVDPRIRYG
- a CDS encoding ABC transporter substrate-binding protein; the encoded protein is MRPLKSMRVVALAVVLVAALLLSACSGGGAAPSGSSGEGSDSSAGGDKTFRIAVGIDPDTLDPAGMTTTTVANMVDYIVETLVKIDKDGNIQPGLAESWQVAPDGRSITFKLRQGVKFHDGTPFNAEAVKFNIERILNPEVRMPLRASYAVIQSVEVKDDYTVTLHLKEPAPYLLGALTYTAAGMISPKSVNEHGNSMTTYQHPVGTGPYVLKQYTKGSQLVLEKFQDYWGEKPYYDQVVFQIVPEAATRESLLLAGQVDMIILPPTSDIPALQKNPKVKVLLAPSDRTIFVAINTQHPALKDKRVRQALNYAVNKEEIIKNVLFGAADVMDAPMAKPLLGYCQTGPYPYDPEKAKQLLQEAGATNLELKFVTPTGRYLQDYQAAQAIANFLQQVGVKTTLSTMDWPTYTATVQVPPEQATVQLHILGWAPTFMDAQQQMLQFTKDNHPPKGLASSYYTNPRVEELVAQANREVDQAKRQQLYCEAARIIWEDAPWIFLWVQRFPIVHSAEVTNISYLPNEKFDAIYARPVQ